Proteins encoded by one window of Sardina pilchardus chromosome 7, fSarPil1.1, whole genome shotgun sequence:
- the calcoco1a gene encoding calcium-binding and coiled-coil domain-containing protein 1: protein METAWKVEFRNVGSSYFPESRIECHYTISSQHTWASSDWVGLFKVGWSSVKDYHTFVWALAPSGYKEGTDGNCCVHFQASYLPKPSGQAYQFVYVDSKGEICSCSAPFSFCAPKPLEELVTLEEGCQEDGAGDDMLLVIPRAELLQSRLQECLKERGELLQALESADRGRERERERSERAREAWERARRLLESDLASLKKELRHSREEMEEMRRKQEEVLASEEALAEEKSALLSKRAASEQRIRELEDDIKALGQRALERETDMERMKEKAKKVAAQRKEEENERKSLKAKLEQTEVELRGLSAEFQGLRSSLAQRDTHALQLRDTITTLTHKLNTAHRKEAESEAALGELRSLQEHVRSSERAAEDLRAELSALAAKRDQGQAELHQARLQAAQLTLQLADASLALREGRACWAQERESLQRTSEMDRTRMEKLLEEMQRREEMLQEQRMEREKAEVELGREKDCNRVQLSETRRELQELKASLRVAQKEKEQLQMEKQDLLEYARQLEQRLQAASDSKWAEMALLHSSIRPESPMSDSEDEKPEALQPVRSSRPLAPYGLCEQPQPEPLLPATPPPSPRTLSRELVVVISQPAPLSSPRPPASDTLAHSSESEEESEVPQCGGHSSGEETALLLPDHSDSVLSDLADSPLW, encoded by the exons atggaaaccgcCTGGAAAGTGGAGTTCCGGAATGTCGGCAGCAGTTACTTCCCAGAGAGCCGAATTGAATGCCATTATACCATCAGTTCCCAGCATACCTGGGCCAGCAGTGACTGGGTTGGACTCTTCAAG GTGGGCTGGAGCTCTGTGAAGGACTACCATACCTTTGTCTGGGCACTGGCTCCATCTGGCTACAAGGAAGGGACTGATGGCAACTGTTGTGTGCACTTCCAAG CCTCGTACCTCCCCAAGCCCAGTGGCCAGGCCTACCAGTTTGTGTACGTGGACAGCAAAGGGGAGATCTGCTCCTGCAGCGCCCCCTTCTCCTTCTGCGCCCCCAAGCCCCTGGAGGAGCTGGTGACCCTGGAGGAGGGATGCCAGGAGGACGGGGCAGGGGACGACATGCTGCTGGTCATCCCCAGAGCCGAGCTCCTGCAG AGCCGTCTGCAGGAGTGCCTGAAGGAGCGTGGCGAGCTGCTGCAGGCCCTGGAGTCGGCCGACCGCggccgagagagggagagggagcgcagcGAGCGGGCCAGGGAGGCGTGGGAGCGCGCCCGGCGCCTGCTGGAGAGCGACCTGGCCAGCCTGAAGAAGGAGCTGAGGCACAGccgggaggagatggaggagatgaggaggaaacaggag gaagtGCTAGCCTCTGAAGAAGCCCTGGCCGAGGAAAAGAGTGCTCTGCTGAGCAAGAGGGCAGCGAGCGAGCAGCGCATCCGAGAGCTGGAGGACGACATCAAAGCGCTCGGCCAGCGAGCCCTGGAGCGGGAGACGGACATGGAGAG gaTGAAGGAAAAGGCCAAAAAGGTGGCAGCccagaggaaggaggaagagaatgaaCGGAAGAGTCTGAAG GCCAAGCTGGAGCAGACGGAGGTGGAGCTGCGCGGTCTGTCGGCGGAGTTCCAGGGTTTGCGCAGCTCACTGGcgcagagggacacacacgccCTGCAGCTGCGGGACACCATcaccacgctcacacacaagctcaacACCGCGCACAGGAAAGAG GCGGAGAGTGAGGCGGCGCTGGGCGAGCTGCGGAGCCTGCAGGAGCACGTGCGCTCCAGCGAGCGGGCGGCCGAGGACCTGCGGGCCGAGCTGAGCGCGCTGGCCGCCAAGCGGGACCAGGGCCAGGCCGAGCTGCACCAGGCGCGCCTGCAGGCCGCCCAGCTCACCCTGCAGCTGGCCGACGCCAGCCTGGCGCTCCGCGAGGGCCGCGCCTGCTGggcacaggagagggagagcctgCAGCGCACCTCcgag atgGACAGGACCCGCATGGAGaagctgctggaggagatgcAGCGGCGCGAGGAGAtgctgcaggagcagaggatGGAGCGCGAGAAGGCCGAGGTGGAGCTGGGCCGCGAGAAGGACTGCAACCGG gtGCAGCTGAGCGAGACCAGGCgagagctgcaggagctgaagGCCAGTCTGCGGGTGGCTCAGAAAGAGAAGGAGCAGCTGCAGATGGAAAAACAG GATCTGCTGGAGTACGCGCGTCAGCTGGAGCAGAGGCTGCAGGCGGCGTCAGACTCCAAGTGGGCCGAGATGGCTCTGCTCCACAGCAGCA TCCGGCCCGAGAGCCCCATGTCAGACTCGGAGGACGAGAAGCCGGAGGCGCTGCAGCCAGTGCGGAGCTCCAGGCCCCTGGCCCCCTACGGCCTGTGCGAGCAGCCCCAGCCAGAGCCCCTGCTGCCGGCCACCCCGCCGCCCTCCCCCCGCACCCTCTCCAGAGAGCTGGTGGTGGTCATCAGCCAGCCGgcgcccctctcctccccacgccCACCGGCCAGCGACACGCTCGCGCACAGCTCTGAGTCG gaggAAGAAAGCGAGGTTCCCCAGTGTGGAGGCCACAGCTCTGGAGAGGAGACCGCTCTGCTGCTCCCTGACCACAGCGACTCTGTTCTcag TGACCTGGCGGACAGCCCCCTGTGGTGA
- the rarga gene encoding retinoic acid receptor gamma-A isoform X3, whose protein sequence is MFDCMEALGMGPRQLYDVTARGACMLRKASPFFAGLDPFAWSGTASIQSVETQSTSSEEMVPSSPSPPPPPRIYKPCFVCQDKSSGYHYGVSSCEGCKGFFRRSIQKNMVYTCHRDKNCQINKVTRNRCQYCRLQKCFEVGMSKEAVRNDRNKKKKDVKEEAVLPESYELSGEMEELVNKVSKAHKETFPSLTQLGKYTTNSSSDHRVQLDLGLWDKFSELSTKCIIKIVEFAKRLPGFTTLTIADQITLLKSACLDILMLRICTRYTPEQDTMTFSDGLTLNRTQMHNAGFGPLTDLVFAFALQLLPLEMDDTETGLLSAICLICGDRMDLEEPEKVDRLQEPLLEALKIYARRRRPNKPHMFPRMLMKITDLRGISTKGAERAITLKMEIPGPMPPLIREMLENPEAFEEQSESGESKAEPPPPPPMATPPPSGPPNLKQEQEDEDDSWAAENRSEPSPEEEDDYEDDAGDDDRASDSEGEAWGGLDTSLEPPRKSHMGRAQ, encoded by the exons CTGTGGAGACGCAGAGCACCAGCTCTGAGGAGATGGTGCCCAGCtcgccctccccaccccctccgccGCGCATCTACAAGCCCTGCTTCGTCTGCCAGGACAAGTCCTCCGGCTACCACTATGGCGTCAGCTCCTGCGAAGGCTGCAAG GGCTTCTTCCGCCGCAGTATTCAGAAGAACATGGTGTACACCTGTCACCGTGACAAGAACTGCCAGATCAACAAGGTCACGCGCAACCGTTGCCAGTACTGCCGCCTGCAGAAGTGTTTTGAGGTCGGCATGTCCAAGGAAG CTGTGCGCAACGAccgaaacaaaaagaaaaaggacGTGAAGGAGGAGGCCGTGCTGCCCGAGAGCTACGAGCTGagcggagagatggaggagctgGTCAATAAAGTCAGCAAAGCCCACAAGGAGACGTTCCCGTCACTGACCCAACTGGGAAAATACACCACC aACTCAAGCTCAGACCACAGGGTACAGCTGGATCTGGGTCTGTGGGACAAATTCAGTGAGCTCTCCACCAAATGCATCATCAAAATTGTGGAGTTTGCCAAACGCCTGCCCGGCTTCACCACGCTCACCATTGCTGACCAGATCACCCTCCTCAAATCAGCCTGCTTGGACATCCTG ATGCTGCGCATCTGCACGCGCTACACCCCGGAGCAGGACACCATGACCTTCTCCGACGGGCTGACCCTCAACCGCACTCAGATGCACAACGCCGGTTTCGGCCCTCTCACGGACCTGGTGTTTGCCTTCGCCTTGCAGCTGCTCCCGCTGGAGATGGATGACACGGAGACCGGCCTCCTGAGCGCCATCTGCCTGATCTGTGGAG acCGCATGGATCTGGAGGAGCCGGAGAAGGTGGACCGGCTGCAGGAGCCGCTGCTGGAGGCTCTGAAGATCTACGCCCGGCGCCGCCGCCCCAACAAGCCCCACATGTTCCCCCGCATGCTGATGAAAATCACAGACTTGCGCGGTATCAGCACCAAAG GGGCGGAGAGAGCCATCACCCTGAAGATGGAGATCCCGGGGCCCATGCCCCCACTCATCCGGGAGATGCTGGAGAACCCCGAGGCGTTCGAGGAGCAGTCGGAGTCCGGCGAGAGCAAGGccgagccgccgccgccgccacccatGGCCACGCCGCCGCCCAGCGGCCCGCCCAACCtcaagcaggagcaggaggacgaggacgacaGCTGGGCCGCCGAGAACCGCAGCGAGCCCtcgccggaggaggaggacgactaCGAAGACGACGCGGGGGACGACGACAGGGCCTCGGACAGCGAGGGAGAGGCCTGGGGAGGGCTGGACACCAGCCTGGAACCCCCCAGGAAGAGCCACATGGGCCGAGCCCAGTga